In the Alistipes provencensis genome, CGGATGGTCCTGCGGTAGTATTCGAAGGCCACCGAGTAGCGGTTGTTCTTGAAGCCGATGTCGATGCCGAGGTTGAATTCACGCGTCGTCTCCCATGTGAGCTTACTGTTCCCGACGGTCGAGTCGGTGATGCCCGCCACGATCTTGTCGCCGATGACTGCCGCAGGATACTGGATCGAGAAGGAGTCGTAGACCTGATACGGCACGTTGGAGTTTCCGGTTTCGCCGAACGAAGCCCGGATTTTCAGGTTGGAGAGCCATTTCCGCGCCGACTGCATGAACCTCTCCTCGCTGACCACCCATCCCACGGCCACCGACGGAAATATGCCCCAACGGTAGTCGGGATGGAAATTCGAATCCCCGTCGGCGCGCATCGAAACCTCCAGCAGGTAACGCTGTTCATAGTCGTAGTTGATACGCCCGAAATAGGACGAGAGGGTCTTGCGACCCCCGTCGGAGCCGACCTCGGGTTTGTCGGCCTGTCCGGCCCACAACTGATAGTAGAGCGAGCCATCGATCATGAAATCGGTGTTGCGGGCGCTCACATACTCGTAGTCGCGTTTCTCGTAGGAATAACCGGCCAGCACCTTGAGGCGGTGTTTGCCGAACGTCTTGGTATAGGTCGCCGTGAGGTCCATCAGATAGCTGTCGTCCTCGCGCTGCCGGATATTCGCGTCGCCGTTGCGTCGCATGCCTTCGAGCACCGTCTTGGGCAGGTAACTCGACCGTTTCTGGAACTGGCGGTCGGCCCCGAGCTGGAATTTCAGTTCCAGCCCCTCGACGGGCTTCGCAGTCACGAATGCCGACCCCATGATGCGGTCGAAGACCGAGATGTCCGTGATCTCGAGCAGCGACACGGGGTTGGGAGAGGTAGGACGTGCCGGGTCGATGCTGTAATCGCCGTTCACGTCGCGGATCGGGATCGTGGGGTTGGCCATGGCTGCCGCCCGCAGGATACCGGCGTTTTCGTGTTCGCCTTCGCCGAGCGGGATATTGTCGTACTTGTTCTGCGAATAGGTCGCTGTAAATCCCGCCGAGACCCATTTGCTGATGTCCCAGTCGAGATTCGAACGCACGGTGATGCGCTGGGCCGTATTGCCCCGGATGATGCCCTGCTGTTTCATGTAGTTGGCCGAGGCCATGTAGCGGAACGACTCCGTGCCGCCCCGCACCGAAACGTTGTGCTGGTGGAGGATGCCCGTGCGGGAAACCTCGTCGGTCCAGTCGGTGCCTTTCAGGTGTTTGATCTGGTCATCGGTGTAGGCCGGAACGTATTCGGGGATGGTGCCCGACGGTGCCGTCATGAACCGGGAGTACATACCCAAGGCATAGGTCCGGAGGTACTCCTCATAGCTCTGCCGGTTATACATGTCCATGTACTGATCGGCGGAGAGCATTTCGTAGTGCTTGGCGACGGTTTGCACCGAGATATTGCCTGAATAAGTCACTACGGGGCGCTCTTTCGCACCGCGTTTGGTTGTGATGAGGATGACGCCGTGACCCGCGCGCGAGCCGTAGATGGCCGTCGATGCGGCGTCCTTGAGGACGGTTATCGACTCGATGTCGTCAGGGTTGAGCGAACCGAGCAGGTTGTCCGTAGAGCCCGATTCGTAGATGTTGCCCGAGCCGAGCGTCGAACCCTCCGTGACGGGAAGCCCGTCGATGACCACCAGCGGGCTGTTCGACATGTCGGACAACTCGCCGCGGATGCGGAATTTCACGCCGCCTCCGGCTTGGGCCGATACCTGATTCACGCGCAGGCCTGCGGCACGTCCCGCCAGCGATTGGGAAACGGTCGATTTCGAACTCGTTTCCACGTCGGCCATCTTGACGACGGAGACCGATCCGGTCAGGGTTTTCTTGTCCTGCGTGCCATAGCCGACCACGACAACCTCGTCGATCAGCCGCTCGCTCTCCTGTAATCGAACCTGAAGCTCCGTGCGGCCGTTCACCGGTATTTCGGATTTTTGATAGCCCAGAAACGACACTTCCAATACGGCGTCGGACGGTACGGAGATTCGGAAACTTCCGTCCGCGCCGCTGATCGTTCCGTTGGAACTTCCCTTTTCGAGCACCGTCGCACCGGCGATGCCCGCTCCTGCGGCGTCGCTCACCGTACCCCGGACCGCTGTCCGGCCGTCGTCCGACGGCGCTTTCCGGTCGCCTGCGGGAGGTGTATTCTGTTTCCGGACAGCTTTCAGGATGATGTAGTTGTTGTCGAATACGCCGTCGATTCCCATCGGCGCAAAGACCTCCTTTATTAGTTTCGCTGCCGTCATGGAGCGGGATTTCAGCCGCACCTGCCGCGAAGTTTCCACCTCCTGCGAGCTGTAGACCACGAGGCATCCGGTCTGTTTTTCGATCTCCGAGATCAGCGTTCCGATCCGCACCGTATCGGCCGATACGGTCACGATCCTCTCCTCAGGCTTTGTCGCGGAGGCGTAAGCCTGCGGGCCCGTGTACAGGCAGACGAGCGGCAGCAATGCGAGCGTCAGCACCCGGGTGAATCTGGTAAACAAAGGGGTAAAGTTCATATCATAAGGTTGGTATTAGGTTAGTCTCGGTTCGTCGGCGTAGCTCAGTCGATGTAGATCACTCCTGTCGAATCGTCCTTGGTGATGCTGAAGCCCTGCGCCTGCTGCAATAGCCGCAGGATCTCGTAGACACCGTCCTTCTGCCGGAATTTACCCGAGTAGCGGGCGGTAGCGGCCTCCGGATTGCGGATAACGATATTCGTATGGTAGTAGAATTCCAACTGTCCGGCGATCTCCCGGAGCGTGGCGTTCCGGAAGGCATGGATGCCTTCTCGCCACAGCAGTTCATCGTGGTTGAACCCATGGGACAGCCGCAGTTCACCGTTTGCATAGTGGACCTGATCTTCGGGTTTCATGTTCACCGACCCTTCGGCCGAGCTGCCGGCCGTCACCTCTACGGCGCCCTCCACGAGCGAGATGGTGGCTGCGGCGGGCTCGTAGGCCGAAACGTTAAACTTGGTGCCCAATACCTTGATTTTCATGTCTCCCGTCGAGACGATGAACGGCCGATGCTCGTCGCGGGCCACCTCGAAGAACGCTTCTCCCGAGATATGGACCTCCCGTTGCCCGGTTGCAAACCCGGCGGAACAGGACAGTGTCGAACCGGCATTGAGCCACACTTGCGTGCCGTCGCCGAGCTTCACCTCGGCCCGTTGTCCCCACGGTGCCGAAACTGTATAGGGGGCATCGCCGGACGAGGACTGCCCGAAACGGGCCGTTATTCCCCAAGTGATCCCTGCAGTCAGAAGTACGGCGGCGGCGTAGCGGACTGCGCTGTGTGAAATACGTCTGAAAAGCATCTTTCGGCAGTTTTTTCGAAATACATCGTATGCCTTGCGGCCCTCTTCCGCATCCTCCGGAAGTTCCCGGAGCGCGAAGGCCGCGGAGATGTTGCGGCAGGTTTTATACTCCTCGCAGAGCTTTTTGTCTTCGGCCACGGCGGCCATATAGTCCGACGACAGGCTGCTACCCTCTTCTCCGGCATTTTTCAGGGTGTCGTCCCAGTTCAGAAATCCATCGACCCGTTTTTCCATGTGTGTCTGTTTTATTAAGAAGCGGACATCCGGCGAAATTCCGCCAATGGATCGTGACAAAATCGTATGGCTTTCTTTGTACGCCTTTGAGGTTGCGGACCAACCATCCCTATGACAACCACCGTTTCGACCATACCGGCGAACGGGCCGTGCCCAACTGCATTGTAGTATGCAGTAAAATCCGGAAATAGCGTCGCCGAGAAGAATGGATCTGCCGGATGATAAACAGTTGCTGAGACGTCTCAAAGAGGGTGACAAGGAGAGTTTTCGGATCATCTTCGAGCGGAACGCTCCGGTTTTCCTCGCCTTTGCACAGCGTCTGCTGCGTGATGCCGACGTGACCGAGAACAATCCGCGCGGTACATTTCTGTAACTTGCAACTGTGTATCCGATTAGGCACTTCGGAGACTTACTTTCGCATGTGTCTTTGCTGTGGTCTCAAAATGAAATAATCCCACATATCATCGATATGCAGGACTATTATTCTTTCTACGTCGTATTGTACTACAAAAAAGAGGTCTTCTCAGACCTCTTGCGAGTGGAAAACGGAACTCGGACCTATTGTCTTTGTTCTTTATGTATCAATATGTTATAGCAGTGCTTTGTTTTTGAGGTCACGCGGTTGTAGCGATTGTTTTACTCCTCATTACATCTCTATGCTATGATACAAAAATACGAATTATTTTTGATATTTCCAACAGTTGATCTGAGGAAAAAATCAATTTGATTTTCGAGTTTCTGTCGATAGTTATCTGACAATGTTTTCCTTGATCTGGTCGACGATATAATGTACATCCTCAACACATAGAGATCATGGGACAAGGTTATCGTTCGGCTCGCATGGGATTTTCCAGAAAATCCCGATACGACAGCCGAATACCCTCCTCCAGTTCGGTTTTGTAAGTCCAGCCGAGCGCCGCAGCCTTCGACACATCCAGCAGTTTGCGGGGCGTACCGTTGGGTTTCGAGGTGTCCCACCGAATCTCTCCGCCGTAACCGATCACTTTCGCCACGAGTTCCGTCAGTTCCTTGATCGAAAGTTCCTTACCCGTCCCGGCATTGACCGTCTCGTTGCCGCTGTAATTGTTCATCAGGAATACGCACAGGTTGGCGAGGTCATCCACATAGAGGAACTCGCGCAACGGACTCCCGTCGCCCCAGCAGGTGACATATGGCAGTTTTTGTTCCTTGGCTTCATGGAAACGGCGGATCAGTGCCGGCAGCACATGGCTGTGCGTCGGATGGTAGTTATCGTTCGGCCCATAAAGATTGGTCGGCATTACGCTGATATAATTCGTGCCATACTGGCGGTTGAGATACTCGCAGTACTTCAGTCCCGAGATCTTTGCCAGCGCATACGCCTCGTTCGTTTTTTCGAGTTCCGAGGTCAGCAGACACGACTCCTTCATCGGCTGAGGTGCCATGCGCGGATAGATGCACGAAGAGCCGAGGAATTCCAGCTTCTTACAGCCGTTCTGCCACGCCGCATGGATAACATTCATCTCAAGGATCATATTCTCGTACATGAAGTCCGCCAGAGCACTCTGGTTGGCCTCGATACCACCGACTTTCGCCGCCGCCAGAAAGACATACTCCGGCTTCTCTTCGGCGAAAAATCGTTCGACAGCGTCCTGACGCGTAAGGTCCAGCTCCCGATGCGTACGGGTAACGATATTCGTATATCCCTGCCGCTGCAACTCACGCACGATCGCCGATCCGACCATGCCCCGATGCCCGGCGACGTATATTTTAGCACTCTTTTCCATATTCCGCTATTTTACAATGCCCTTTTCGAGATACTCGGCGAGGTTTGTCCGTATCTCCTCACCGGCTCGTTCCACAGCCACCTTCGCCATATCGGCATCGACCATGATTCGAACCAGTTGTTCGAAACTTGTCCGGGTCGGGTTCCAGCCCAGTTCGGCCTTCGCTTTGGTCGGGTCTCCCCAGAGATTTACTACATCCGTCGGTCGATAGAAGTCCGGTGAAACCTCGACCAGTACCTTGCCCGTAGCTTTGTCGATTCCCTTTTCATCTTCGCCCTCGCCGACAAACTCCAATTCAATGCCGGCATATTTGAATGCAAGGTAGCAAAATTCCCGCACGGAATGTTGCTCACCCGTGGCGATGACGAAATCTTCCGGCGTCTTGTTTTGGAGAATCAGCCACATACATTCTACATAGTCTTTGGCATAGCCCCAATCGCGGAGCGACGACAAGTTGCCCAAATACAATTTATCCTGCTTTCCTTGAGCGATGCGGGCGGCGGCGAGGGTGATCTTGCGGGTCACGAACGTTTCACCCCTACGTTCCGATTCATGGTTGAACAGGATACCCGAGCAGCAAAACATTCCGTAGGCCTCGCGGTACTCCTTGACGATCCAGTAGCCGTAGAGTTTCGCCACGGCATAAGGCGAGTAAGGATGGAACGGGGTGTTTTCATTCTGCGGTACTTCCTCCACCTTGCCGTAGAGTTCCGAGGTCGAGGCCTGATAAATGCGACATGTATCGGCAAGACCGCATTGACGCACGGCTTCCAGAATGCGCAGTACGCCCGTGGCGTCGACATCGGCTGTAAACTCCGGAGCGTCGAACGACACCTGAACATGACTTTGGGCTGCAAGGTTATAGATTTCATCCGGACGGATCTTGCCAATGACCTGCAACAGACTCATCGAGTCACCCAGATCGGCATAGTGCAGATGGAAATGCGGCAGACCCTCCAAATGGGCAATCCGCTCCCGAAAATCTACGGAGGAACGACGTATGGTACCATGTACGTCATAGCCTTTTTCCAATAAAAATTCCGCCAGAAACGATCCGTCCTGACCTGTAATCCCGGTGATTAAGGCTGCTTTCATTTTTTAAGAAATAAATGTTATGGAATATTGCTAATGATGCAATGGATAGAGCACAATGCTTTTAAAATCGACATGACGCATTATAGCTCAGGAATGGGAATAGAAAGATGCGGCAGGACTATTTTCCAAATGTCCGCGCCAAATGAAAATTTATGATTAACATCCTGTATGGACATTGTGCCGCTTACGCCGCCATTCCTGCCACAGAAGGCGAGGCAGCGAGCCAAGAATACCTGTGCATCGGGAGAGTTGTTTACGCGGTTCCTTAAAGATACGGTGCACAAACTCAAGGTGACAACGGATCATCCACTGAGGGGCACGCGAAACCTCCGTCCCGCTGAAGAATTTGAACGCGGCACCTACAGCAATCATAACACCATGATGCAAATAGGGTTTCAACCTGCTCATGAAAATCTCCTGTTTGGGAGCTCCTAACGCGATCCAAATAATATCAGCGCCATCGGTCTCAACAATCCGGGCAATCTCCGGATAATCGAACTCCTCTACTTTGCGGAACGGCAGTTCAATGAACTGCATCTGTGCCACGTCTGGATTTTCTTTCTGCAGATTGGCTTTCAATCCATCCAAAATAGTCTGTGAGGTCCCCATGAAAATCATCCGATACTTCCAGCTCTTTACAATGTCCATAAAAATCTGACTACCGCAATACTGCTTATAACGCTTGCCATAGTAGATCCATCGGATATAAAGCGGCACATAGCTGCTGTCGCAGATGGAGAACATTCCCCCATTCACCACTTTTAGGTAGTCCGGATTGCGATTGGCAATATTGAGTATCACTCCATCTGCCACGCAGATATAATTTGCCCCGGGCTGCTCAAGCCTTTTCTTGATGGCCTGATGTACCATCTCCCGATCCATTTCATAGCGTATATTGAAGTAGTATTCTGTCATGTATTACTGAATTTTGGTAATCATTGCGGATTAGGTATCTTGCATTTCCTACCTTTTGAATGTTATGGCATAGGGAGAAAAATATAATTGCTCCATGTCTGTTCTCAGAATTTGGACTTTATCCATTTCCAGAACAAAGAAAGTGTTAGGTCTTGGTATTTTATTCTCATACAGGGATTTATAAAAAAGTTGCAATATCCTCGTTCATACATCTGACGATATATAGACCTATGCTCGCAATATACTTCGACTCGATCATCATCGTTTGGTTCCAATTCATATCGGAGACCTTTGATGGCTTCCCACCGATATATCGCTAGACCACCGAATGCCGATGAGACCGGAAGTAGAGATTCCGACAACCTGTAGCTTTTGAAATCATCTTGGCTACCAAAGATGTCATGTTCTGTCTGTGGTTCAGAATAGGCCACTGTCTTTTTACGGTATGCGTATGTGTCGTGATATCTCTCTCTTAACTTCGGAGATAGACTATAACCGTATGCGGAGACTGCATCCCATTCCAAAGAAGTCTGGAATGATTCTAGAATTGTTTTTGCACATAGCTCCGCTACATCCAAATCAACAATCATTAGATAGTCTCCATCCCAGCCGGATTCTTCCACATAATTTAGATATTGGTTTCTTAGGAACACCATTTTTTCGATTCTCTTTCTACTGAAGAATGGATTGACTCCGTCCGGGCTTGCAGGAGACGCCGGAACGTGAATGTTGTTGTTCAATGAGATATTGACAATGGACGGGTGGCGTTCCGCCCATTCTTTCAATAATTTTTTTGTACCGTCAGTACTGTCATTCTCATAGACGAACACTTTGACAGACCGGAAAGAACCAAATATTTCCTCTATTACGGGAATATTTTTTCTCAAGCCCTTTTTTGCATTCCTTACGATGCTACATATGAAAAGTTTTGATAATTGAGTTTTTTTCATTTTATGCTTGATCTAATATTTTTTCAATATTGTCAATGACTTCTCTAGTGATTTTCCCACTTTCAAAAACAGCAGATGATTCCTTGGCAGATTTTGAAAATCTGTCATAATCATTTAATATGGTCAGGATGGCATCCACATACTCCTCGTCTTTGAAATCTAACGGAAATATAAAACCATTTTTATTGTTTTTTAATACTAAACCAATGTCTCCGGGATTGGTGGATATGACTGGAACTCCAACAGACAGAGCTTCCGCAATGGCTGTGGGCAGTCCTTCTTGAGTTGATGCCATCAGAAAAATCCGTTTGGTGGAATCGATTTCTACAATTTCCTTATTGGGCATGTTCCCAAGGAATTTGACATAATCAGAGAGACCTATTTTTTTTACCAACTCTTTTAAAGTCGTCTCCTGTGTGCCATAGCCAGCTATATAAAGATGATGTTCTTCTTTTATATCTTCCGGAAGTCTGGAGTAGATGAGTATAATTCTGTCGACGTTCTTGATCTGCTCTAACCGCCCGGCAAAAATGAAACCTTTTCTTAAGGCATATGGTTTTATCGACACATTATGACATATGGGATTGAATAACTTCTTCCTATCAGCAAAAGCTGGTCCGACGGTGTATTTAAGACAGGAGGTTTTCTCTATCCGTTTGAAAAAGATATTGAAAAGGCCACGGAAATACTTACCTAATCGATATCTCGACTGGGTCATCGGATTGTCGTTGCCATGATATATATGGCAATAAGGTTTTCCTGTAAACGATGCAACAAACGAACCTTCTGGGACATGGCTCAATATGAAATCACATGACTTCAGTTCCTTACGGCGTATTACCAGAGAAATCATCAGTTTGATTCTACCGGGGATGAACTTGTTGGTCCAGGATGTCGGTATCGTGAAATACTCAACATCATATTTCTTGCTTAAAAACGGATGCATATTTCGCATGAATGGAGCAACTCCTCCATAGCTGCAATCCATGGGATCACTGTTTATTATTGCTATTTTTCTCATATCAGTTACGACGATTTTTTTAATTTTGCCGGAATCCCTACCGCTGTCGAGCCGGACGGGACATCGCTGACCACTACGGCGTGCGCCCCTACTGTGACATTGTCTCCGATTTTGACTGTTCCGAGGACTGTGGTATTTATTCCGAAATAGCAGTTGTCGCCTACATAAACATGATCAGTCGTGGATAATTCCGTCTTATTCCCGAAAACAAGGCCG is a window encoding:
- a CDS encoding SusC/RagA family TonB-linked outer membrane protein, with protein sequence MFTRFTRVLTLALLPLVCLYTGPQAYASATKPEERIVTVSADTVRIGTLISEIEKQTGCLVVYSSQEVETSRQVRLKSRSMTAAKLIKEVFAPMGIDGVFDNNYIILKAVRKQNTPPAGDRKAPSDDGRTAVRGTVSDAAGAGIAGATVLEKGSSNGTISGADGSFRISVPSDAVLEVSFLGYQKSEIPVNGRTELQVRLQESERLIDEVVVVGYGTQDKKTLTGSVSVVKMADVETSSKSTVSQSLAGRAAGLRVNQVSAQAGGGVKFRIRGELSDMSNSPLVVIDGLPVTEGSTLGSGNIYESGSTDNLLGSLNPDDIESITVLKDAASTAIYGSRAGHGVILITTKRGAKERPVVTYSGNISVQTVAKHYEMLSADQYMDMYNRQSYEEYLRTYALGMYSRFMTAPSGTIPEYVPAYTDDQIKHLKGTDWTDEVSRTGILHQHNVSVRGGTESFRYMASANYMKQQGIIRGNTAQRITVRSNLDWDISKWVSAGFTATYSQNKYDNIPLGEGEHENAGILRAAAMANPTIPIRDVNGDYSIDPARPTSPNPVSLLEITDISVFDRIMGSAFVTAKPVEGLELKFQLGADRQFQKRSSYLPKTVLEGMRRNGDANIRQREDDSYLMDLTATYTKTFGKHRLKVLAGYSYEKRDYEYVSARNTDFMIDGSLYYQLWAGQADKPEVGSDGGRKTLSSYFGRINYDYEQRYLLEVSMRADGDSNFHPDYRWGIFPSVAVGWVVSEERFMQSARKWLSNLKIRASFGETGNSNVPYQVYDSFSIQYPAAVIGDKIVAGITDSTVGNSKLTWETTREFNLGIDIGFKNNRYSVAFEYYRRTIRDLITWNSLMYYYPVSSVIANGGVTRGTGFELTLNTTNIDRKDFTWNTTFTASRYVDRWKERPPYWKPAPYQKVDDQKTAWWSYKSLGLMPADADAPPVHQSTLLPGMVILLDKNNDKTLDDRDMVYMGASAPDLFIGLNNSLRWKNLDFSIYFYGEFGMTRGASYMENWTQMQSGYNVTRYAYESFTNSNRSGTRPSYISGGNGWGDFYTQDVYYIRCGNINLGYTIPVDKKFLRNIRVYADVSNPFVITNWKGLDPETDNLSFSYPNVRTYTVGLNITF
- a CDS encoding FecR family protein; the encoded protein is MEKRVDGFLNWDDTLKNAGEEGSSLSSDYMAAVAEDKKLCEEYKTCRNISAAFALRELPEDAEEGRKAYDVFRKNCRKMLFRRISHSAVRYAAAVLLTAGITWGITARFGQSSSGDAPYTVSAPWGQRAEVKLGDGTQVWLNAGSTLSCSAGFATGQREVHISGEAFFEVARDEHRPFIVSTGDMKIKVLGTKFNVSAYEPAAATISLVEGAVEVTAGSSAEGSVNMKPEDQVHYANGELRLSHGFNHDELLWREGIHAFRNATLREIAGQLEFYYHTNIVIRNPEAATARYSGKFRQKDGVYEILRLLQQAQGFSITKDDSTGVIYID
- a CDS encoding GDP-L-fucose synthase family protein; translated protein: MEKSAKIYVAGHRGMVGSAIVRELQRQGYTNIVTRTHRELDLTRQDAVERFFAEEKPEYVFLAAAKVGGIEANQSALADFMYENMILEMNVIHAAWQNGCKKLEFLGSSCIYPRMAPQPMKESCLLTSELEKTNEAYALAKISGLKYCEYLNRQYGTNYISVMPTNLYGPNDNYHPTHSHVLPALIRRFHEAKEQKLPYVTCWGDGSPLREFLYVDDLANLCVFLMNNYSGNETVNAGTGKELSIKELTELVAKVIGYGGEIRWDTSKPNGTPRKLLDVSKAAALGWTYKTELEEGIRLSYRDFLENPMRAER
- the gmd gene encoding GDP-mannose 4,6-dehydratase, which produces MKAALITGITGQDGSFLAEFLLEKGYDVHGTIRRSSVDFRERIAHLEGLPHFHLHYADLGDSMSLLQVIGKIRPDEIYNLAAQSHVQVSFDAPEFTADVDATGVLRILEAVRQCGLADTCRIYQASTSELYGKVEEVPQNENTPFHPYSPYAVAKLYGYWIVKEYREAYGMFCCSGILFNHESERRGETFVTRKITLAAARIAQGKQDKLYLGNLSSLRDWGYAKDYVECMWLILQNKTPEDFVIATGEQHSVREFCYLAFKYAGIELEFVGEGEDEKGIDKATGKVLVEVSPDFYRPTDVVNLWGDPTKAKAELGWNPTRTSFEQLVRIMVDADMAKVAVERAGEEIRTNLAEYLEKGIVK
- a CDS encoding WecB/TagA/CpsF family glycosyltransferase is translated as MTEYYFNIRYEMDREMVHQAIKKRLEQPGANYICVADGVILNIANRNPDYLKVVNGGMFSICDSSYVPLYIRWIYYGKRYKQYCGSQIFMDIVKSWKYRMIFMGTSQTILDGLKANLQKENPDVAQMQFIELPFRKVEEFDYPEIARIVETDGADIIWIALGAPKQEIFMSRLKPYLHHGVMIAVGAAFKFFSGTEVSRAPQWMIRCHLEFVHRIFKEPRKQLSRCTGILGSLPRLLWQEWRRKRHNVHTGC
- a CDS encoding glycosyltransferase, giving the protein MRKIAIINSDPMDCSYGGVAPFMRNMHPFLSKKYDVEYFTIPTSWTNKFIPGRIKLMISLVIRRKELKSCDFILSHVPEGSFVASFTGKPYCHIYHGNDNPMTQSRYRLGKYFRGLFNIFFKRIEKTSCLKYTVGPAFADRKKLFNPICHNVSIKPYALRKGFIFAGRLEQIKNVDRIILIYSRLPEDIKEEHHLYIAGYGTQETTLKELVKKIGLSDYVKFLGNMPNKEIVEIDSTKRIFLMASTQEGLPTAIAEALSVGVPVISTNPGDIGLVLKNNKNGFIFPLDFKDEEYVDAILTILNDYDRFSKSAKESSAVFESGKITREVIDNIEKILDQA